One Brassica oleracea var. oleracea cultivar TO1000 chromosome C7, BOL, whole genome shotgun sequence genomic window carries:
- the LOC106303675 gene encoding high mobility group B protein 3-like: MKGGNSKSDSRNSKLSVNKKPTKASKAAAKDPNKPKRPASAFFVFMEDFRQTYKKEHPSNKSVAAVGKAGGEKWKSLSDSEKAPYVAKADKRKVEYEKTMKAYNKKLEEGPKEDEESDDKSVSEVSEEEDADDRSDEEEDD; the protein is encoded by the exons GAAAGGAGGTAATTCGAAGTCTGACTCCAGAAACTCCAA GCTCTCTGTGAACAAGAAGCCTACGAAGGCGAGCAAAGCTGCTGCTAAAGATCCTAACAAACCTAAGAGGCCGGCCAGTGCTTTCTTCGTCTTCAT GGAGGACTTCCGTCAGACTTACAAGAAGGAACACCCCAGCAACAAATCTGTCGCTGCT GTTGGAAAAGCTGGTGGAGAGAAGTGGAAATCACTGTCTGACTCT GAGAAAGCTCCCTACGTAGCCAAGGCTGATAAGCGCAAGGTTGAGTATGAGAAGACCATGAAGGCCTACAACAAAAAGCTG GAGGAAGGTCCAAAGGAGGACGAGGAATCTGACGACAAGTCAGTGTCTGAGGTTAGTGAAGAGGAGGATGCGGATGATAGGAGTGATGAG GAGGAAGACGATTGA